A region from the Gemmatimonadota bacterium genome encodes:
- a CDS encoding Ig-like domain-containing protein — MRFLLVPVVLSIIIYLSCGRENPTGPPQAASITISPSETELDAIGATVQFTASVRDGNDRVIADAAVTWTSGNTEVASVTHEGLVTARKNGSTVVTAVSGPFHANASVTVSQAVARIEIAPASVMLTMTERILRLDAVAKDRNGNPVPNARLIWASSDPFVVSVNALGDLEAWSNGNARITVSTGDVSTSVEVTVSGFRPDALDRAALVALFNGTGGPGWTLATNWSSDAPLDEWKGVTTDAEGRVIELALDRNGLEGAFPTELFRLERLRSLSLLGNRLTGSIPPAIGRLASLEVLEVSYNRLTGSIPPEIGRLVRLRVLGARGNNFSHGPLPMAMANLGNLERLRLDRTFLCAPLDAVFQAWLGAIDDVEVDNCEDMERSALIALYNAADGGNWTVRRNWLTAAPLSAWHGVTTNDLGQVTGLDLEDNNLKGTLPSRLGDLRSMRVLDLSNNSGLSGPLPASLVGLGPTVLRLGGTSLCAPPDPAYQAWLATIGDIRVDNCPSTLGPDRMALTTLYGETGGAYWKEAANWLSEAPLRDWHGVETDAEGHVISLDLGYNNLKGRLPSELALMDRLETLRLIGNGLAGHIPPEFARVDRLVALDLSVNLLTGPIPPELGQLENLSVLDLSANGLTGALPAELGRLDRLTDLDLGLNRLHGPLTPELGNLRSLERLTLSSNEFTGPVPNELGGLAALTVLNLSVNGLTGAVPPELGQLRDLVTLDLARNGLTGPVPPELGQLASLEELDLSTNALTGPVPPELGHLPNLEELNLSTNGLAGPVPTELGRLANLVTLRLASNRLSGPVPSELGALGKLKTLSLSHNAGLSGPLPRTFLGLDLASLLLAGTGLCASRDAETQTWLLDIDERRVSGCGDAVARVASAYLTQAVQSLDNPVPLVAGKPALLRVFLTSGGMADARRPPVRATFYQNNLPVYTAEIPGGDYSLPDRPEEGDLAASSNAHIPAYVVRPGLEMVIEIGPGSTPDSASDAGRRLPPAGRLALEVAEVPPLDLTLVPFLLMSNPDWTLVDYAAGLSSNDELFRMTRETLPVGDFHLNVREPVWTSVASEAKNTISMLVEVFVVRILDGAPGHYMAILPASERVGVAVIPGSIGVSALNGFTIAHELGHNMNLRHAPCGGPSGLDPDYPYVDGTTGTWGYDILSGSLVSPQSHDLMSYCPPGWISDFHFVKALVYRRSVEMSVPAARAVSATSLLLWGEVNDLGETVLHPAFTVEAPPLLPETGGPYRLAGEDGAGNTLFALSFGTAEIADGAGSVFAFVLPVQTDWLDRLQQIALTGPEGVMTIDRSGGPAAAIMLDRTTGAVRGILRHWFDQGGSPTFARRVLPDGDFEVLVSRGIPDSNPR, encoded by the coding sequence GGACGGGAACGATCGGGTGATTGCGGACGCGGCCGTGACGTGGACCAGCGGAAACACCGAAGTGGCCAGCGTGACCCACGAGGGCCTGGTCACGGCCCGGAAGAACGGTTCCACGGTCGTCACGGCCGTTTCGGGGCCATTCCATGCGAACGCCAGCGTCACGGTATCCCAGGCGGTCGCTCGCATCGAGATCGCGCCCGCCAGCGTGATGCTGACGATGACGGAGAGGATTCTGCGCTTGGACGCCGTGGCGAAGGACAGGAACGGCAACCCGGTGCCCAACGCGCGGCTCATTTGGGCCAGCAGCGATCCTTTCGTCGTCTCGGTGAACGCCCTGGGAGACCTCGAAGCATGGTCGAACGGAAACGCCCGGATCACCGTATCTACTGGGGATGTATCGACAAGCGTGGAAGTCACGGTCTCGGGTTTCCGACCGGATGCGCTGGACCGCGCCGCCCTGGTGGCCCTGTTCAACGGCACCGGCGGACCGGGTTGGACGCTCGCCACCAACTGGTCGAGCGACGCGCCTCTCGACGAGTGGAAGGGAGTGACGACCGACGCCGAAGGAAGAGTGATCGAATTGGCGCTCGATCGGAACGGTCTGGAGGGCGCGTTTCCCACGGAACTGTTCCGGTTGGAAAGGCTCAGGTCTCTCTCACTCCTGGGCAATCGGTTGACCGGGAGCATACCCCCTGCAATCGGACGGCTGGCCAGTCTGGAGGTGCTGGAGGTTTCCTATAACCGGTTGACGGGAAGCATACCCCCCGAAATCGGACGACTCGTCAGGCTCAGGGTACTCGGCGCCAGAGGCAATAATTTCTCACACGGACCGTTGCCCATGGCCATGGCCAATCTCGGCAATCTCGAAAGACTGAGGCTTGATAGAACGTTCCTGTGTGCACCGCTGGACGCGGTCTTCCAGGCGTGGCTCGGTGCTATTGACGACGTGGAAGTGGACAACTGCGAGGACATGGAACGGAGCGCGCTGATCGCTTTGTACAACGCGGCGGACGGGGGGAACTGGACCGTACGACGTAATTGGCTCACCGCCGCGCCCCTGAGCGCCTGGCACGGCGTCACGACCAATGACCTGGGTCAGGTAACAGGGCTGGACCTCGAGGACAACAATCTTAAGGGAACGCTGCCGTCCCGGCTGGGCGATCTCCGGTCTATGAGGGTATTGGACCTGTCGAACAACTCCGGGCTGTCGGGACCGCTGCCTGCGTCGCTGGTTGGTCTAGGCCCAACGGTCCTCAGGTTGGGCGGAACGAGTCTTTGCGCGCCGCCCGACCCCGCCTATCAGGCCTGGCTGGCCACCATCGGGGACATACGGGTCGACAACTGTCCCTCCACCCTCGGCCCCGACCGGATGGCGTTGACCACGTTGTACGGCGAAACGGGCGGCGCGTACTGGAAGGAGGCCGCCAACTGGCTCAGCGAAGCGCCGTTGCGAGACTGGCACGGCGTCGAGACCGACGCCGAAGGGCATGTGATCTCCCTCGACCTGGGGTACAACAACCTCAAGGGGCGGTTGCCTTCTGAACTGGCGCTGATGGACAGGCTGGAAACGTTGCGTCTTATCGGCAACGGCCTGGCGGGGCACATTCCACCGGAATTCGCGCGCGTTGATCGACTCGTCGCATTGGATCTCTCGGTGAACCTGCTGACGGGCCCCATTCCACCGGAACTGGGACAACTGGAAAACCTCTCCGTCCTCGATCTCTCCGCAAACGGGTTGACCGGTGCCCTCCCGGCCGAACTGGGACGACTCGACCGACTCACCGACCTCGATCTCGGGCTCAACCGGTTACACGGACCCCTTACTCCGGAATTGGGCAACCTCCGCAGCCTCGAGCGACTCACGCTCTCCTCCAACGAGTTTACAGGCCCCGTTCCAAACGAATTGGGAGGACTTGCAGCGCTCACCGTCCTCAACCTCTCCGTCAATGGGCTGACGGGCGCCGTTCCACCCGAATTGGGGCAACTCCGAGACCTCGTCACACTCGACCTCGCTAGAAACGGGCTGACGGGCCCCGTTCCCCCGGAACTGGGACAGCTGGCAAGCCTCGAAGAACTGGATCTCTCCACCAATGCGTTGACGGGCCCCGTCCCACCCGAACTGGGACATCTGCCAAACCTCGAGGAACTGAACCTTTCCACCAACGGGCTGGCGGGTCCCGTCCCGACGGAATTGGGAAGACTGGCGAACCTCGTCACGCTGCGCCTGGCGTCGAATCGGTTGAGCGGGCCGGTCCCGTCCGAACTGGGAGCGCTCGGGAAGCTCAAGACGCTGAGTCTCTCCCACAACGCCGGGCTGTCGGGGCCGTTGCCGCGCACGTTCCTGGGCCTCGACCTGGCCTCCCTGCTGCTGGCCGGCACGGGACTTTGCGCGTCCCGGGACGCCGAGACCCAGACGTGGTTGCTGGATATAGACGAAAGGCGCGTTTCCGGCTGCGGCGACGCCGTCGCGCGCGTTGCGTCGGCGTATCTCACGCAGGCGGTGCAGTCCCTCGATAACCCGGTGCCGCTGGTTGCCGGCAAGCCCGCGCTCCTTCGCGTCTTCTTGACGAGCGGCGGCATGGCCGACGCCAGGCGGCCGCCGGTACGCGCAACGTTCTACCAGAACAATCTTCCGGTGTACACGGCCGAGATACCGGGCGGAGACTACAGCCTTCCGGACCGTCCGGAGGAGGGAGACCTCGCGGCGTCATCCAACGCCCATATTCCGGCCTATGTCGTTCGACCGGGCCTGGAAATGGTGATAGAAATCGGTCCCGGCAGCACACCGGATTCCGCTTCGGACGCCGGTCGCCGCCTGCCGCCTGCCGGACGGCTGGCACTGGAGGTGGCGGAGGTGCCGCCTCTCGACCTCACCCTGGTCCCGTTTCTGTTGATGTCGAATCCGGATTGGACGCTCGTGGACTACGCCGCGGGCCTGTCGTCGAATGACGAACTGTTCAGGATGACCCGGGAAACGCTTCCGGTAGGTGATTTCCACCTGAACGTGCGCGAACCCGTGTGGACTTCGGTGGCATCCGAGGCGAAGAACACCATATCGATGCTGGTCGAGGTCTTTGTGGTCCGCATCCTGGACGGCGCACCGGGACACTATATGGCTATCCTTCCCGCCAGCGAACGCGTGGGCGTCGCCGTCATTCCCGGTAGCATCGGCGTGTCGGCTCTGAACGGATTCACCATAGCCCATGAACTCGGACACAACATGAACCTGAGGCATGCGCCGTGCGGCGGACCGTCCGGGCTGGACCCCGACTATCCCTACGTCGACGGGACGACCGGCACATGGGGCTACGACATCCTTTCGGGATCGCTGGTGTCGCCGCAAAGCCACGACCTGATGAGTTACTGCCCTCCCGGATGGATCAGCGACTTCCACTTCGTCAAGGCGCTGGTCTATCGGCGGTCCGTAGAAATGTCCGTTCCGGCGGCGCGTGCCGTTTCCGCTACCAGCCTGCTGCTCTGGGGCGAAGTGAACGACCTCGGAGAAACTGTCCTTCATCCTGCTTTCACGGTCGAAGCCCCGCCCCTCCTGCCGGAGACCGGCGGTCCGTATCGTCTCGCCGGTGAAGACGGAGCGGGGAACACGCTGTTTGCGTTGTCCTTCGGAACGGCGGAAATCGCGGATGGAGCCGGGAGCGTTTTCGCCTTCGTGCTTCCTGTCCAGACGGACTGGCTCGATCGACTGCAACAGATCGCGCTGACCGGTCCGGAAGGGGTGATGACGATAGATCGCAGCGGAGGACCGGCCGCCGCGATCATGTTGGACCGGACGACCGGAGCGGTCCGGGGTATTCTCCGGCACTGGTTCGACCAGGGCGGCTCTCCGACCTTCGCCCGGCGCGTGCTGCCGGATGGAGATTTCGAAGTCCTGGTCAGCCGCGGCATCCCGGATTCGAATCCCAGGTAG
- a CDS encoding M23 family metallopeptidase — MNFVLTLALTAVCLGGETFFHAPRTYLGERAFSLRLSDERVAHGHTLLLECIPDSPGEEAGRDLAEVAGRATDLTISTGARIHRLYPHPTAPDGVLFTLIGIPYRAAPGPDTVHVEWTESDRVFGRELPFAVVAGPYRSEQIRGVPQSRVTPSVTDFRRIAREQKIIAAAYEAVRDTVMMEDTFRYPVEKKTITSPYGTRRVFNGQLRSYHGGLDLRAYEGTPLYAAQSGVVKLAQDLFYSGNHVLIEHGMGIHTGYSHMSRLYVKEGDEVSRGQLLGLSGSTGRVTAAHLHWTVSVDGVGVSPLQFTEILAMLYRKPVEVRKPNDG, encoded by the coding sequence ATGAATTTCGTACTTACTCTGGCCCTGACCGCCGTCTGCCTGGGTGGCGAGACCTTCTTCCACGCGCCACGGACCTATCTGGGAGAGCGGGCTTTCTCGCTGCGACTTTCCGATGAGCGGGTGGCTCACGGCCACACCCTATTACTGGAGTGCATCCCTGACAGTCCCGGCGAGGAAGCCGGTCGCGATCTCGCCGAGGTAGCCGGTCGCGCAACTGATCTGACCATTTCGACGGGTGCCCGGATCCATCGCCTGTATCCTCATCCAACCGCGCCTGACGGTGTCTTGTTCACCCTGATCGGCATTCCCTATCGCGCGGCACCGGGACCGGATACCGTGCACGTGGAATGGACAGAGAGCGACCGCGTCTTCGGTCGGGAACTGCCCTTCGCGGTCGTCGCCGGTCCGTACAGGTCGGAACAAATCCGCGGCGTGCCGCAGAGCCGGGTCACGCCCTCAGTCACGGACTTCCGGCGCATAGCGCGGGAACAGAAGATCATCGCCGCGGCGTACGAGGCTGTACGGGACACGGTGATGATGGAAGACACGTTCCGTTATCCCGTGGAGAAGAAGACTATCACCAGTCCGTACGGGACTCGAAGAGTGTTTAACGGACAGCTTCGAAGCTACCACGGCGGCCTCGACCTGCGGGCCTACGAAGGCACGCCCCTTTACGCCGCCCAGTCCGGCGTGGTCAAGTTGGCGCAGGACCTGTTCTATTCGGGCAACCATGTCCTCATCGAACACGGCATGGGCATTCACACCGGGTATTCACACATGAGCCGGCTGTATGTGAAAGAAGGGGACGAGGTGTCCCGGGGTCAACTGCTGGGACTGTCGGGATCCACGGGCCGGGTGACCGCCGCGCACCTGCACTGGACGGTGAGCGTGGACGGCGTGGGGGTCAGTCCGCTCCAGTTCACCGAGATCCTCGCCATGCTGTACCGGAAACCCGTCGAGGTACGTAAACCGAATGACGGCTGA